The bacterium DNA segment TTTCTAACTTTTTCAATCTCTTTTTTTTCTTTTTCAATTTCTTCTTTTGACCATCCAGCAAACACTTTAACCTTTGGAGAGGATTTTTTCATAGTACCACCTTTTATTAACTGCATAATATTATACACCCTAAATAAAAATTGTCAAATTGCCGTATGGATAGGGTCGTTTTCTATCCATTAAAGAAAGATGATAAAGAGTAGTGTGGACCCTTTGTTAATCCTTCTACACCTCATCCTACTATTCTCTTTCAAAGAGTGAAGGATAAATATCTTCCTACTTTCTCATAGGGGAAGGATTTTACATTCTTATTTTTGCTATATTATCTATATACCTATCTTTTCCTAAGAATCTCAAAAATTCATAACTGTACTTTCAGATTGAAAATACATTATCACCGTAATAGATAAGAAGTGCTCCTATCAGTTCCCCTGCACCTACATTTGAAGAAACACAAGGTGTAGCAATTACTTCAAATGGACCATGTGCAATCTTCCCTGTTATTCCACTCATACACTCCCAGATATTCGGGTATTTAAGTGCAAAGTTTACTATTCCATCTTTGATTTTCTCCATCAATTCAGGATAATAGTTGAATGCGGCTGCCATCCCAAAAGCACAGGAAGTAGGCCAGACAGGTCCCTGCCAGTATATCTCCTCATGGAATCTTTCTTCAGAAGGTGCTACTGTAAATACCCCGTATCTTCCTATAAGTTTTTCAAAACTTTCCTTTGCCAATTTCGCTTTATCCTTACTGACCAATCCGTATGTAAAGGGGACAAGCCCATCACATCCAACGATTGTTTCCAGTGTTCCATCCTCATGTAAAACCCCATACCATTTTTTCTTTTTGTCCCACAGAAATCTGTCCATCGCTTCTCTTGTTTTCTCTGATTCAGAAATCCATTCTATTGATTCCTCTCTGTTTCCTATCTCCTCTGCTATCTTTGCCATTGTCTTTTCATAATAACACCTTTCTCCAGCAAATATAGCAGGATAACAAAAACGTTCTTTTATCCCATCTTCACTCTTTTCTCCATAAGAGACCCTGTGAAGTGCTGGATAGTCATCCATACCTGTCTCATAATGGTAAAGCATCGCCCATAAATGTAAATTTAAACATTCCTCATCTCTGGATTTACTTAAATACTGATAATACTTTTTAAGTTTAGGATACCACCTTTTTAAACTCTCTATATCTTTTGTTTTCTTGTAATACCGCCACGCTACCCACGCGATATGTGGTGTCTGGATTAAACTGCTTCTTGAGCATCTCTCTCCAGGTATTTCCTCATCTATAAAAATTACATGTGGAAGAAACCCATCTTCCCGCTGGGATGTGATAAGGAATAGGTCCAATAACCTTTTCATAAAATCAGAATTAACCTCTGGATTTAAACTTGTATGCCACTGGATTGCAGGTAAAGCCCACTGCCACCACCCTTTATATACAGGAAGTGCTTCTATTACAGTTTTTCCATATCTATCGTCATAATAATAGTTCAATTTGATGACCCACCAGCACTTATAATAGACCTTTTTTTCATTCTCTGTCTTAAAATCAGAATGTGGGATAGAGTTAAACCAACTGTTCCATCTCTCTTTTATTTGTGTTATACAATTATCTACCTTAAATGTTTCTATAGCTTTTTCTTCTGAAACTGTACTTATTCCAAACCTTATCTTTCTGCTTTCATCCGGATTTAGATTGATGTTGTGTTCAAGAATAATATACCTTCCCTTATTTTCTTTGTTTGATATACCCCCCTTCTCTAAGTCCTTTAAACAATCATCAATCTTTTCATATACAGCATAATTTTCAAAATCACCACAGATAAATATCTGTCTATCTCCTGTGTCTATCTTAAAGCAATTGTTATTCTGATAAGATGTTATAACTACCCCATTACTATTAAGAGCAATTACTGTATAGAGTTTTTTATTAAAGGTGTATGGGATATGATTTCTACAGATAAGGTTAACCTCCCATGTAAAACCACCACTTATAACTCGTGTAAATATCTCTTCTGCTTCAATACCTATGTTAGAAAACACAATCCTTCTTTTTATCATATCTGGAAGATACTCCATATCCTCGTAATAAAAGTTATTTCTGGCTAAATTTCCCAACAGGTCAGGAAAATAGTACTCTCCAAATCTGATAGAAAACCAAGGAG contains these protein-coding regions:
- a CDS encoding trehalase family glycosidase, with product MDIWELMREKFDEKIPRRTAILVKEEDYSLTFAYPSEFSSIGYNFDSRKTTSYSETPWFSIRFGEYYFPDLLGNLARNNFYYEDMEYLPDMIKRRIVFSNIGIEAEEIFTRVISGGFTWEVNLICRNHIPYTFNKKLYTVIALNSNGVVITSYQNNNCFKIDTGDRQIFICGDFENYAVYEKIDDCLKDLEKGGISNKENKGRYIILEHNINLNPDESRKIRFGISTVSEEKAIETFKVDNCITQIKERWNSWFNSIPHSDFKTENEKKVYYKCWWVIKLNYYYDDRYGKTVIEALPVYKGWWQWALPAIQWHTSLNPEVNSDFMKRLLDLFLITSQREDGFLPHVIFIDEEIPGERCSRSSLIQTPHIAWVAWRYYKKTKDIESLKRWYPKLKKYYQYLSKSRDEECLNLHLWAMLYHYETGMDDYPALHRVSYGEKSEDGIKERFCYPAIFAGERCYYEKTMAKIAEEIGNREESIEWISESEKTREAMDRFLWDKKKKWYGVLHEDGTLETIVGCDGLVPFTYGLVSKDKAKLAKESFEKLIGRYGVFTVAPSEERFHEEIYWQGPVWPTSCAFGMAAAFNYYPELMEKIKDGIVNFALKYPNIWECMSGITGKIAHGPFEVIATPCVSSNVGAGELIGALLIYYGDNVFSI